One region of Arvicola amphibius chromosome 3, mArvAmp1.2, whole genome shotgun sequence genomic DNA includes:
- the Hspb3 gene encoding heat shock protein beta-3, translated as MAKIILRHLIETPVRYQEEFEARGLEDCRLDHALYALPGPTIEDLRKTRGTPQALVGDSASTEMPPGQGKSRFQILLDVVQFLPEDIIIQTFESWLLIKAQHGTRMDEHGFISRSFTRQYKLPDGVQTKDLSAILCHDGILVVEVKDPVGTK; from the coding sequence ATGGCAAAAATCATATTGAGGCACCTCATAGAGACCCCAGTGCGCTATCAGGAGGAGTTTGAAGCTCGAGGCTTGGAAGACTGCAGACTGGATCATGCTCTCTATGCGCTGCCCGGGCCAACCATCGAGGACCTGAGGAAAACCAGAGGCACGCCCCAGGCTCTTGTGGGGGACTCAGCCTCCACCGAGATGCCACCCGGACAAGGCAAATCCCGCTTCCAGATCTTGCTGGATGTGGTCCAGTTCCTGCCCGAAGACATCATCATCCAGACCTTCGAGAGCTGGCTGCTGATCAAAGCGCAGCACGGAACCAGAATGGACGAGCACGGGTTTATATCCCGGAGTTTCACCCGACAGTACAAACTGCCAGATGGCGTCCAAACCAAAGATTTGTCTGCCATCCTCTGTCACGATGGGATCTTGGTGGTGGAAGTAAAGGATCCAGTCGGGACCAAGTAA